The genomic stretch aaaaATATATGGCCTTTATGCTTGGTAATCATCTGACTTTTATTGACAGTTTTCAATCTATGAGCTCAAGTCTGGATAAACTGGTGAGCAACCTGCCAAAAGAAGCATTGATATatacttctcaaaaattcaaagggGACAAACTTGGTTTAATGTCACAAAAAGGAGTATATCCATACGACTTCATGGATAGCTTCggtaaattcaatgaaaagctaccaccaaaagaagaattttacagtatattaAATGATGAGCATATCTCAGATGATCAatacaaacatgctcaaaatgtatggaacacTTTCAATCTAAAAAATATGGGTGAGTACCATGACTTATATCTCAAATCTGACATCCTTCTATTAGCTGATGTGTTTGAAAACTTTCGAAAGACATGTCTGCAATACTACAAACTAGACCCCTGTCATTATTTTACATCTCCAGGTCTTTCATGGGatgctatgttaaagatgactAACATTAAATTGGAGCTTATGACtgatattgatatgtttcaGTTTATTGAAAAAGGAATGCGAGGCGGGACAAGCTACATCGCCAATCGATATGGTAAAGCtaacaataaatacatgaaaacatatgatgaGAAGGCGCCCTCAAAGTATATCATGTATCTTGATGCCAACAATCTATATGGTTGGGCCATGTCACAATACCTGCCAAATGGTGGTTTCAGATGGATGACAGAAAAGCAGATTAACAACATAAATTTATCCAAATATAATGAAAACTGTAAAAAAGGTTCGATATTAGAAGTTGATTTGGAATATCCCAAAGAATTAcatgatttgcataatgactaTCCACTAGCGCCCGAAAAGATGAAAGTgactgaaaatatgctatccGAATATGCCAAAAATATCGCAAAGAAACATGGTGTGTCAACCGGTTTAGTTCACAAATTAATACCAACACTgagcaataaagaaaaatacgtTCTCCATTATAGAAACCTACAATTATACACTGATCTCGGATTAAAATTAACCAAAATCCACCGAGTTTTAGAGTTCAATCAGTCACCATGGTTGAAAGAATACATCGATTTCAATACAGAAAAAAGAACCAATGCTAAAAATGCTTTCGAGAAAGACTTCTTCAAGCTTATGAACAACAgtgtatttggaaaaacaatggaaaatatcaGAAAGAGAGTTGATGTAAGATTAGTAACTGatgaaaagaaattaataaaaatgaCAAGCAAACCAACATACGTCAGTagcaagatctttaatgaaaatctggtggcagtgcataaaatcaaagaaacactcaCATTAAACAGGCCGGCATATATAGGTATGTGTATCTTGGATTTGAGCAAGACGTTAATGTATGATTTCCACTAcaattatatcaaacaaaagtACGGAAGTAAAGccaaattattattcacagacactgATAGCTTGACCtatgaaatcaaaaccaatgACGCgtatcaagacttttggaatgacAAAGACAAATTCGATAACAGCGACTACCCAGAAAACAGTCAATTCTATTATAAAATTAATAAGAAAGTAATCGGCAAATTCAAAGATGAGGCAGCAGGCATGCCGATAACCGAATTCGTTGGATTGAGAtcgaaaatgtattcatatatgaaagacaatgacaaaggcGGAAAGACCGCTAAAGGAATCAAAAAGAACATCATCAAAAAGAACATCAAAcatgaaaattacaaaaacgttttatttgaCAACGAGCAAATGCATCATAATATGAAAACCATCAGAAGCAACTTGCATCAAATCGGAAGCTATGAACTTAATAAAGTGTCATTATCTTGCTTCGATGATAAGCGGTACATACATAACAATGGTATGACAAGTTATGCATACGGACACTATAGAATATAAGACGGCCACGCCACGGCATGgattcgcagaaatataaaGCATATTGATTTCCAAGAATATGAGACCGAAAATGACCACGCCCATAAATGACCACGCCCATATGATGGGCCACAAATGCTTGACAACATATGTTAAGTAGCATAGGGATTGGGGCGTTTAAGCACACTTTGCAAAGTGTGCTGAAACCCCCAATCCCCTATACTACTCATAAAATCACTTACGTggagaaataaagctaaaagGTATAAAAGCGGACTCGAATCAATTTCAGAGGCGGTGCTTCCCCGAGCAAACTAAAAGGACTGCTTACAAAAAGTGTAACGAAAGACAAATTCCCGTCgactaaaatgccccttgcagaatctttccCTGTCATTTAAAGTTTAAATGACCACTTTCTACTGGCTCAGGCTATATAGAACGAAGAACCACAAGTTGAAACCACCGCTTCGAAAGCCATTTTTGTGTGCATCACAGCGCGCGGTTGGAAAcctggatactacaattttcaacagccaatcagacaaaagtctcctttgttgggAGCGAGAGGGGGCAAGACGAAATAAACAATGAGCTGGCTGCAGGCGCTTCCTCCTTCCCCTCTCCCTCGCTCCGCGCGTTTCGCGCGCGCCCAATTTTTTCCTCTCCCTTCCCCTTTctagcgcctgccacgcaggctagcTCGAAGATGCACTATTTCCACATAACCTTTATCACCACAAGCATGCTTTAAAAAGATTTTTGATTCGAATCTTACTTATTTCATCATAAGCTCACACTTAAAACTACATGTTTACCGTTAAAGTTTTTTGGACATCTTTTGATTCGTTATATTTTAGGCTGAAATTCGGCGAACGAACGGTCGGTTCTTAGCTTCGCCAGAGTTCACTCTGGCTTCGCGCTCGTAAACGCACTTTAGCTTGTGGTTAGTATTTGAACAGTTGTGATTTCTGTAGTCCCTAAAATATCGAGCTGTATAATccattacttttttttaaattttagatttaTTTAGATGAGGAACACACTATTAAATCAACCGACTGTGAGTGCCCAAGAGCGAAGTTCAAGTGCAGCCATGCCGCAGCGTTGTTTATCCACGGCATCTACAACCTCAGCAGAACGGACATCGAATGCTaatggagaaaaagaaaagccacGAACGCATTGCTGCCATCGGTACAGGAAATGTTTCCCCCGGCCAAACCTGGATACAAGGCTTTGCGAAGAGAGACTACACTGGAGGATCGCCGTGAACTTTtccaaagtttgaaaaattatgGCAAGTTCACTGGACTGTATTGGCTCATGAGCCCTGAACCTCAGATACAGGCTATGCCTCTGCCGGTAGCTATAATCGACGACATAATTTTTTCTGAGGAGTTTCTCCAATTACAAGGCCCCGAAGCTCAGCGTCAACATCTGCTGGAAAGAGCAACATTGGATTGGGAAACCACTCAACAAGTCAGCCACTTTACTGCTGGACAGCGTGACAATCCTTCCTGGCAAATGATCAGGAAGAGTAGACTGACAGCAAGCAATTTTGGCAGTATTATAAATGCCAAGCGGGTGACACCCTCCCTCATCAAGCGTCTTCTTGGGGAGTATGACCTAACACGGGTGAAAGCAGTCAAATGGGGGATAACAAATGAGCCAGAAGCATTGAATGCCTTTATGCAGAAAACCGGCCTACAGGTAGTAGAAACAGGTGTGTGGCTCCATGAATGTGGAGTACTTGGTGCCTCCCCTGATGGCTTAGTAGAGGACAATAGCGTTCTGGAAGCTAAGTGCCCATACACTCAGAGAAATTTAACAATTGAGGAAGCTATTGCAACAAACAACTTCTGCCTGGAAAAAAAGGATGGAAAGATTTCACTGAAGCAAGACCATGTCTATTGGCACCAAGTGCAAGGCCAGATGTTTTTTACTAAACGACCAAAGTGTTACTTTGTTGTATGGACAACAAAGGACTCTGTTGTACTGGAAATTCAGCGGGATGAGTCTTGGGAGGTGAGAATTGAAGAATTTAAGTACTTCTACTTGAAACATCTGCTACCAAAAATAATTGAGGGTGAACTGTAGACTTTTCTTGTCATTGTTGTATTATTTCAGCCTATTTTGAGTGGCATGCAGTTTAGTAAATTAAGCATTATTAGTATAATTTCGAACTCACAAtctaattgtttattatttaaaaacaaGAATTAAGGAAGGtttgttattgaaataatcAGGTGGAGAGGGTGATTGATGCAAAGGCTCCAGCATAGCATCAGCTatcctttttcaatttttgcatGCTAACTATAAGACATTGATTACCTTTGTCACTTCATATGAGGGATACCAGCTTTTGTGGCTACAAAGattgtaatataatttttttattatttcaattCCTTCAGTATGAATAGTTTTGCCATTTGAAATGCTGTTGTTCTTAGTTTTCTATCAATTTTTATAGGCATAATATAAGGATAAGATTGAGATGGTAATTTGTTTGAAGATTTGTATCAAAGATTAaagttttccaaaatttgaagGACTTTATCGTGTGACAGTGTTGGATATAGGTCATCCCCCTTCCCTACCTCCAACAGGTTTGTGGTAACCAAATAGCCTTTGAGTTATCAAATAATATAGCCGGGGTGGGGTGGGGGCTACTCCCTTATatgagctatataggtatgtgcagccccaaagggtatggtttaTTAGCTGTTTGGGTCTGGAATAGGGTATTGATTTTAGCCATTTTTGTCTGAAATAGGGTGTGGTTTGTCCACTTTATTCCTTATtgagtacatgtatgttttctTAGAAGAAGCTACTTCTTCATCATCGGTAATATAGGCAAAAACCCTCAACACTCAAATGCTACTAAATTTTACACTCATGGTGATAAATAACATTTATTACAATACTTATTGGTGTTTACCTTCTAAATAATTTGGAAATAACAGAAGTATAAATAACTGAATAATTTCCCTTATTTCTTGGATCAAACTCTGTTCCCTCACACCCTTCTTTCTtcaaaggaaaactgaaaactgacaACAGCTGCACATAACTGAAACACTTTGTCTACAGAACATCTTACAGTGCAACGAACTCAACCGGGGCCATCCAGCATTAATCGTCAAATCACAGGTCGCTTCTACAACAAAGGCGTCTGACTTCGATAGTTcgttagccaatcaaaaaccagtcACAACCCTAAAGTCTGACTTCAGTAGTtccttagccaatcaaaaacgacaaCCGTTGCTTTAAGTTTCAAACTGTCTGTGGCCCCGGTTGAGTTCGTCGCACTGTAAATAAGGGGCGACTTGGAACTTACAAATATTTCGTGCGTTAAGCCCTGGTTTTTTCAGTCAAAATCTGTTCCTTCGCAGCCTTCTTTAATCAAAGGGAACTGCAAATTAACAATAGCTGCGCACAACTGAAATACTTTGTCTATATAAGACCTTAAATAAGGGGGGACAAAACTTagaattttgaaatctttgagCCTTGCATTAGCCCTCTCAACATGTATGCGGCATCTAGCAATTGACTTAGTCACCTTCACCTCACTTTCAGTAAATTTGCCGTGTTCAAGAAAAGGCGGTATATTCACAGACACACCACTAGGAACAATGTCTTGAATGAGGAATCCCTTGTCTGCCAGTATAAGATCACCAGGAACCAAGTGGTTTAAAAGACCAGACTGCTGGACAATTTCCTTGTCGGAGATAGATCCTGGGTAGAGGCTACTAATGTAGGTCAACACTCCATTTGGTGCTACTCCTGTCAAAACTTTGAAAGAATTCATCCCTCGGTAGCTTGAATAAGTGGCATTTTGCTGACTCATTAGGCTTGGCGTGGCCACTTCAATGTCAGTACAATCTATGACAATTCTGCAACTTGAATACTGTGAAAAGGATGATGGTGAGcacactttgtttttgttcctgGATGGGATTGTTGTCATAATGTCTTCAAAAAATAGTTTGTGGAGGATGTGTACAAATGTTGTGACTATGTTTGAAATTGTTCCAACACTGCAAGAAAAAAGCTGGGAAAGGTGAAGATTGGTGTAGTTTTGCCGTAACTTCATAAGTGTTATGAAGATTTGATCTTCAAATGCTATCGATTCAACTTTCCATCCAGCATAGTAGAATATGGAATCCTTAAATTTAGCCGTGTGGTCCACTACAATATTGAAGATCTCTTTGGTTGGCAGACCAGTTTCCATCCTGATGACTTCTGGGCTCAACACCGAAACAGAGTAGTGTGTTCTCTGATACTGCTTAGCATCTTGATGAGAATTCAGCTCTTGTTTTGTCAAGTCCAGTTCTGCCTCCAAGATTATTTGCTCAGTTGAAGTTGAGGTGCTTACATTCAGTGTTTCCTCTGAAGACTTTACAGCTGCAGCAATGATTGTCATTACATCATTGACTTCAGATGACTTaacctttttcttcttcttctgtgaGTCGTTTCCTTCTGAAGGAAACAATTTATCGGCATTGCGCTTAAAAATTTCAGGTCCTGCAGATTTCTTTCCATCtgaagtggcaactgctaaccttTGAAAATTTGCTTGGTTCTCTGTCAGCCCTCctaataaagaaattaaaatttacTTTAATATAAAAATCTTTCCAGACTAATGTTCAGTGATTTGAATTCACTCTTTTATGTTCAACTTAATGTGGTCTTTCTTTCATTGTGCGTTTCTAATAGAGGACGAAATTACCAAAGAAGTTACTGGCTCTGAATCGAAGACTTCACTCTCATACAACAATacatgtaaactaaaacgtCTTACATAATAATTGTAATGCATGGTCGGTGGGTCACAACTGAGACTTTAATTTAACAACGCCAACTTCTATTTAGTGGCTATGAATTCAAAGCCACACAGGTCTCCAACTGAGTTGCTGTGTATTTGAGATTCTTGTGTCTCAATCGTTTTCCTGATAAAAAATGTAAGCTTCAACAAAGCGTAAGATTAATTTAAGCTTAAGCTTGCTACAAATACTCGgggtaaaacaaaaacaaaaatgtctcGTACCTCAACAAGCGAATCCAGCGACGATATTCCTCCGGTTTCTTTTTTGGGTTTGGAAAGAGAAAGAACTTGCAGGTATGGGATTCCGATTGATGGTTGCAATCAGGAGCGAAGCATTGCCCCATGTTGACACTATAACCTCTGTGGCCTTTGATCGATCGACCGCGTGGTCATCAATTTCACCGTCAAATCGAGCGTATTGCGGCACAATTATACAACCAAAAGAACGCTAGATTCACAAATCACTTGCTGTTTTTGTCCTCCGAAATAAAAGTCCAATACAATTGAGATAAATTGGCGATCAAAAGCAAGGAGACAATTAAAGATGGCGGCCGTCTAGCTGAACATGGATTTGTGTAGACCCAAAATTTGGTTGTCATGACATCGTTACGTCACACTTTAGAACTCTATTCCGTTTGGGGTCGCTTTGAGACTGCGTAGAAATTGCTCTAAGGATTGTTTCCTCAACAAAAGGCTGAAGGAGTATAAGGGCTACCTAGTTGACCAGGGATATCCAGAAGAATTGGTCTCACGAGAATTTTCTAGAGCGGCGAGCATTCCTAGAAATGATCTACTCAAAGCCAAAGTCAGAgattccaaaaagatttttccttttgttcttacatataACCCTAATTTACCGTCTATTAATTGGTTGATTAAAAAGCATTCTCATTTTTTGCTCTCATCGCCAAAACTTAAGGAGCTTTTTCCACCGAATTCCATAATTTCATCCTTTCACAGGTCTCAGAACCTCAAGGAAATTCTGGCACCTTCTAAGTGTAGAAAGGGCTCACCAGAGTCGATTACATTGCCATCAGCGGGGTGTTTCACTTGTAACAAAACcagatgcgatctttgtaagaatttcttgGTCAACTCGCAAACCTTCTCGAGCGCACAAACGGGTAGAACATATTTTGTTCGGCAGAAACTCTCGTGCAATTCAgcgaatgttatttatttggttcattgcaaGAAGTGTAATCTCCAATATGTCGGTTCTACCACGACCGAATTTAA from Montipora capricornis isolate CH-2021 chromosome 12, ASM3666992v2, whole genome shotgun sequence encodes the following:
- the LOC138027430 gene encoding uncharacterized protein, which encodes MSSSLDKLVSNLPKEALIYTSQKFKGDKLGLMSQKGVYPYDFMDSFGKFNEKLPPKEEFYSILNDEHISDDQYKHAQNVWNTFNLKNMGEYHDLYLKSDILLLADVFENFRKTCLQYYKLDPCHYFTSPGLSWDAMLKMTNIKLELMTDIDMFQFIEKGMRGGTSYIANRYGKANNKYMKTYDEKAPSKYIMYLDANNLYGWAMSQYLPNGGFRWMTEKQINNINLSKYNENCKKGSILEVDLEYPKELHDLHNDYPLAPEKMKVTENMLSEYAKNIAKKHGVSTGLVHKLIPTLSNKEKYVLHYRNLQLYTDLGLKLTKIHRVLEFNQSPWLKEYIDFNTEKRTNAKNAFEKDFFKLMNNSVFGKTMENIRKRVDVRLVTDEKKLIKMTSKPTYVSSKIFNENLVAVHKIKETLTLNRPAYIGMCILDLSKTLMYDFHYNYIKQKYGSKAKLLFTDTDSLTYEIKTNDAYQDFWNDKDKFDNSDYPENSQFYYKINKKVIGKFKDEAAGMPITEFVGLRSKMYSYMKDNDKGGKTAKGIKKNIIKKNIKHENYKNVLFDNEQMHHNMKTIRSNLHQIGSYELNKVSLSCFDDKRYIHNNGMTSYAYGHYRI